In the genome of Candidatus Abyssobacteria bacterium SURF_5, one region contains:
- a CDS encoding enoyl-CoA hydratase/isomerase family protein gives MAKFEYEMDEHVAVLTMNSGENRFNFPFFKGFSEILDTIEHDTAADVLVVKSAHEKIWSNGIDLDWLGPAIAEEGPQIRDKFLVEMYGFLRRLLTYPMITIAAINGHAFAGGAFLSFTHDFRFMRSDRGWICLPEVDINIPLGPVFTAISKRALPMYKFEEMQYTAKRLTAQECEQHHIVMKACPLNDLMNEVLAFANPLKKSREMIGQMKLDTHKELLAVIDDTISSLSK, from the coding sequence ATGGCGAAATTCGAATACGAGATGGACGAGCATGTGGCCGTGCTGACAATGAACAGCGGGGAGAACCGGTTTAATTTCCCCTTCTTCAAAGGTTTCTCGGAAATACTAGACACCATTGAGCATGATACCGCTGCCGATGTTCTTGTCGTCAAATCCGCGCATGAAAAGATTTGGTCGAACGGCATCGATTTGGACTGGCTCGGGCCCGCAATCGCGGAGGAAGGCCCGCAAATTCGCGACAAGTTCCTGGTCGAGATGTATGGCTTCCTGAGACGCCTGCTGACGTATCCCATGATTACGATCGCGGCCATCAACGGTCACGCCTTTGCCGGCGGCGCCTTTCTGTCCTTCACTCATGATTTTCGTTTCATGCGGTCGGACAGAGGCTGGATCTGCCTTCCTGAAGTAGACATCAACATTCCGCTCGGACCCGTTTTCACCGCCATCTCGAAACGGGCACTCCCCATGTACAAGTTCGAGGAAATGCAATACACCGCCAAGCGATTGACTGCTCAGGAATGCGAACAACATCACATTGTAATGAAGGCGTGCCCTCTCAACGATCTGATGAACGAGGTCCTTGCATTCGCGAACCCGCTAAAGAAGAGCAGGGAGATGATCGGGCAAATGAAACTCGATACGCACAAGGAGCTCTTGGCGGTTATCGATGACACTATCTCGTCACTGTCCAAATAG